Proteins encoded in a region of the Diadema setosum chromosome 7, eeDiaSeto1, whole genome shotgun sequence genome:
- the LOC140230586 gene encoding N-acetylgalactosamine kinase-like has translation MEASDHCPPIVCQVPSSQVERFRNLSKQYEAKYQSAPSLFARASGRVNLIGEHIDYCGYSVLPMAIDQDIVMAVGVNKDGQLCLSNTNPSFADFSTDVTSFDIDQSKPQWHNYVLCGVRGVTERASIAAPTGLNAVVDGCVPKSAGLSSSSALVCCAGLATMHANNLSLPKTELADICMRCEHYIGTQGGGMDQSICFLAKAGTAKHIEFNPIRAEDVHLPEGVAFVIANSCVEMQKAATSHYNIRVVECRLATRVLAKAKGLDWRTMKRLVDVQKALNLSLSDMEALVSSVLHTDPYSKEEVCSVLGVTEEELARDSLSANTLHVQSFKLHDRAMHVFSEANRVLKFKALCGQPDAGADTAASLGRLMDESHASCRDLYQCSCPELDELTQVCKKAGALGSRLTGAGWAGCTVSMVPADAVPAFLQQVEEEFYGKTAERKARVKESLFATQPGQGAVIYSGFTL, from the exons GTTTCGAAATTTGTCCAAGCAGTATGAGGCAAAGTATCAGAGTGCGCCATCTCTTTTTGCCAGGGCTTCTGGAAGAGTCAACTTGATAG GTGAACATATAGACTACTGTGGCTACTCAGTACTGCCCATGGCAATAGACCAAGACATTGTGATGGCTGTAGGAGTAAACAAGGATGGTCAACTGTGTCTTTCCAACACAAATCCATCTTTTGC GGATTTTTCCACTGACGTGACATCCTTTGACATTGACCAGTCCAAGCCGCAGTGGCACAACTATGTCCTGTGTGGGGTGCGAGGGGTCACTGAGCGTGCCAGCATCGCTGCGCCGACTGGCCTGAATGCGGTAGTGGACGGGTGTGTCCCCAAAAGTGCAGGTCTGTCCAGTTCTAGCGCTCTCGTGTGCTGCGCGGGTCTGGCCACTATGCACGCAAATAATCTCTCCCTTCCAAAA ACTGAGCTCGCAGACATCTGCATGCGATGTGAACACTACATCGGGACCCAGGGTGGAGGTATGGACCAGTCTATCTGTTTCCTTGCTAAAGCTGGGACT GCCAAGCACATTGAATTTAACCCTATACGTGCTGAGGATGTCCATCTGCCGGAAGGTGTTGCATTCGTCATCGCCAACAGCTGTGTAGAGATGCAGAAAGCTGCCACGTCCCACTATAACATCCGGGTCGTTGAGTGCAGACTGGCAACAAGG GTGCTTGCCAAAGCCAAGGGGCTGGATTGGAGGACCATGAAGCGCCTGGTGGATGTCCAGAAGGCACTCAACCTCTCCCTCTCGGACATGGAGGCACTGGTGTCCAGTGTCCTGCACACTGACCCCTACAGCAAGGAAGAGGTGTGCTCTGTCCTGGGGGTCACAGAGGAAGAACTAGCCAGGGACAGCCTCAGCGCCAACACCCTTCATG TCCAATCCTTCAAGCTTCACGACCGTGCCATGCACGTCTTCAGCGAGGCCAACCGAGTCCTGAAATTCAAGGCCCTGTGTGGCCAGCCCGATGCTGGGGCCGACACAGCAGCCTCCCTGGGCAGACTGATGGACGAAAGCCACGCCAGCTGCCGGGACCTCTACCAGTGCAGCTGTCCGGAACTGGATGAACTCACCCAAGTGTGCAA gAAAGCTGGAGCACTGGGATCCAGACTGACAGGTGCTGGGTGGGCGGGGTGCACCGTTTCCATGGTACCCGCTGATGCTGTGCCAGCATTCCTGCAACAGGTGGAGGAGGAGTTCTATGGAAAGACAGCTGAGAGGAAGGCCCGAGTCAAGGAGAGCTTGTTTGCTACCCAGCCGGGTCAAGGGGCTGTCATTTACAGTGGGTTCACCTTGTGA